A segment of the Candidatus Doudnabacteria bacterium genome:
ATCCAATCCGGCCAAATTATGATCGACGGACAGAATATTAGCCGCGTCACCCAAGCAAGCTTAAGATCCGCTATGTCATTAGTGCCGCAGGAGCCGATTCTTTTCCATCGTTCGCTGTTTGAAAACATAGCCTACGGCAACCCGAATGCCACCCGCGATGATGTGATCAAAGCTGCCAAATCTGCTCATTGCCACGAATTTATAGTTAAATTTCCGGAACAGTATGAAACTTTAGTGGGCGAACGCGGTATCAAACTTTCCGGAGGCGAGCGCCAGAGGGTGGCTATCGCGCGCGCGATCCTGAAAAATGCGCCGATCTTGGTTTTGGATGAGGCCACAAGTTCCTTGGACTCGGAATCGGAATACTATATCCAGGACGCTCTGAAAAACTTGATGAAAGGCAAAACAACGATCGTGATCGCGCACAGGCTTTCCACCATCATGCAAATGGACAGGATCATTGTCATCGAGAAAGGACGTATAAAAGAAGAGGGGAGACACGAAGAATTGCTCAAAGTGAACCAAGGCACATATCAGAAGCTTTGGCATATCCAGGCCGGGGGGTTTGCCAAAGCCTAGGGAATGTGTTATGCTTTATATGCAAAATATTCTAGGATCAAGAAATTAGTCGAGTTTCGCAAAACCTATTTACTTTGCATTTTTACTCACTAACTTTCAAAATCAATGGACGGTACAATCAAAAAGCTCACCGACAAAGGTTTCGGCTTCATCGCTGTTGAAGGCCAGGAAAAAGACGTTTTTTTCCATGGCAAATCTTTGGTCGGCGTGACTTTTGCAGAACTCCATGAAGGTGACGCAGTCAGCTTCGATATGGAAGATTCTCCAAAGGGTCCAAACGCGGTCAACGTCAAGCGAGCCTAGGCTCTCTTATAAAACCCGCCCTCTAACCGGGGCGGTTTTATTTTTGCTTGACAAGAATTTGAAAGACAATTATACTAATCCTACATTTCTAACTAATAGGAAAGGGAATAATGCATACAAAAGAAAACTGTCCGTTTTATGGCTCGACAACTATCGGAGAAAAAGGCCAGGTCGTAATTCCGCAGCAGGTGCGCGAAACTATGAAATTGGAAAAAGGGGATAAGCTTTTGGTTTTCGGCATGGGCGAGGAGATGGTGGCTTTGGCCAAAGTTTCCCGGTTCGAAAAATTCGAGAAACATCTTTCCTCAAAGCTTGAGTCGATCAGAAAAATTATTAAAGAAAATGGAGACTAATATGTTTGATACAATCCCGTCTGACGAAGTTATAAACAAAACGGCGGAAGCGCTGAAAGCCAATGGTATTGAAACCTTTGTCGTCAATACAGGCGCT
Coding sequences within it:
- a CDS encoding cold shock domain-containing protein, producing the protein MDGTIKKLTDKGFGFIAVEGQEKDVFFHGKSLVGVTFAELHEGDAVSFDMEDSPKGPNAVNVKRA
- a CDS encoding AbrB/MazE/SpoVT family DNA-binding domain-containing protein codes for the protein MHTKENCPFYGSTTIGEKGQVVIPQQVRETMKLEKGDKLLVFGMGEEMVALAKVSRFEKFEKHLSSKLESIRKIIKENGD